The following proteins are co-located in the Wenzhouxiangella marina genome:
- a CDS encoding L-serine ammonia-lyase, producing the protein MAVSIFDLFKIGIGPSSSHTVGPMRAACIFLDRLADAGVFDRVERVRVDLFGSLGHTGRGHGTDRAVLLGLEGEQPDKVDPDHIEPRIAQIGETGRLRLASQRDIPIDLRQDLIFHKRQTLPYHPNGMRFTVYDGDGEVLLERDYYSVGGGFVVNADDAAADRIMPDTTALKYPFSSGDELLAICEAEGLRISDVMLANEQAWRSEDEVREGILALWQAMKDCVQRGLEQTGHLPGGLKVLRRAPTLFRKLKHRSEKDNLDQLDWINLYALAVNEENAAGGRVVTAPTNGAAGIIPAVLHYYRRFVSGADEEGVIEFMLTAGAVGLLYKENASISGAEVGCQGEVGVACSMAAAGLTAALGGTMSQVENAAEIGMEHNLGLTCDPVGGLVQIPCIERNAMGAVKAVNATRMAMAGDGKHRVSLDKVIKTMRDTGRDMKTKYKETSRGGLAVNVIEC; encoded by the coding sequence ATGGCTGTCAGTATTTTCGACCTGTTCAAGATCGGCATCGGACCTTCGAGCTCGCACACCGTAGGGCCGATGCGCGCCGCCTGTATCTTTCTCGATCGCCTGGCCGATGCCGGCGTCTTCGATCGCGTCGAGCGGGTGCGGGTGGACCTGTTCGGCTCCCTGGGTCATACGGGCCGGGGGCATGGCACCGACCGGGCCGTCCTGCTGGGTCTTGAAGGCGAGCAGCCGGACAAGGTCGACCCCGACCACATCGAGCCGCGCATCGCCCAGATCGGCGAGACTGGCCGACTCCGTCTGGCCAGCCAGCGCGACATCCCCATCGACCTGCGCCAGGATCTGATCTTCCACAAGCGTCAGACCCTGCCGTATCACCCCAATGGCATGCGCTTCACGGTCTACGACGGTGACGGCGAGGTGCTGCTCGAGCGCGACTACTATTCGGTCGGTGGTGGCTTCGTGGTCAATGCGGACGACGCGGCGGCAGACCGGATCATGCCGGACACCACGGCGCTGAAGTACCCGTTTTCCAGTGGCGATGAGTTGCTTGCCATCTGCGAGGCCGAGGGGCTTCGGATCTCCGACGTGATGCTGGCCAACGAGCAGGCCTGGCGCAGCGAAGACGAGGTTCGCGAGGGCATCCTCGCCCTGTGGCAGGCGATGAAGGACTGTGTGCAGCGCGGTCTGGAACAGACCGGTCATCTGCCGGGCGGGCTCAAGGTCCTGCGCCGTGCGCCGACCCTGTTCCGCAAGCTCAAGCACCGTTCGGAAAAGGACAATCTCGATCAGCTCGACTGGATCAACCTCTATGCCCTGGCGGTCAACGAAGAGAACGCCGCCGGCGGTCGGGTCGTGACCGCGCCCACCAACGGGGCCGCCGGCATCATCCCGGCCGTGCTGCACTACTACCGCCGCTTCGTCTCCGGCGCGGACGAAGAGGGCGTGATCGAATTCATGCTGACGGCTGGAGCCGTCGGTCTCCTGTACAAGGAAAACGCTTCGATCTCGGGCGCCGAAGTGGGTTGTCAGGGCGAGGTCGGGGTGGCCTGTTCGATGGCTGCCGCCGGATTGACCGCGGCCCTGGGCGGCACCATGAGCCAGGTCGAGAACGCCGCCGAAATCGGCATGGAGCACAACCTGGGCCTGACCTGCGATCCGGTCGGCGGACTGGTCCAGATTCCCTGCATCGAACGCAACGCCATGGGCGCGGTGAAGGCCGTCAACGCCACCCGCATGGCGATGGCCGGTGACGGCAAGCACCGGGTCAGCCTGGACAAGGTGATCAAGACCATGCGCGACACGGGCCGCGACATGAAGACCAAGTACAAGGAAACCTCGCGCGGCGGTCTGGCGGTCAACGTGATCGAATGTTGA
- a CDS encoding FAD-dependent oxidoreductase, with protein MIHDARQTLPSELEAEVCIAGAGPAGIVLALELAARGRQVLLIEGGGVDSPGDGQSIYDGEVTGRAYPLLGSRLRWLGGTSNHWGGWVKPFDPVDFEDKPHFPLPGWPMALDTLQPWYRTASEWCELDDHDFSMDALSEAERERLMPLSPESGFEHRLFRFSPPTRFGRRYRDALTESPGIECWTELNAVELEQGEDRVRALRCRTLGGGECRVRAAHFVLAMGGIENARFLLNQSQVPGNQAGLVGRCFMDHYGFSPGGLLGSESLAYERGALPGRDVMVVMSSTNALVQEFGLRNSCIMLNADEPDALLAPDYWSSPLLGDGPGGMRRIGMINEPLPHPESGLSLSEERDAIGLRRARLNWHLPPSEFEPVLALFEHWARAVSAAGLARVRQTRRDPTPLDAHVGIGYHHMGTTRMSATPEFGVTDAQGRCWDRDNLYLAGSSLFPHAGYSNPTLTIVALAARLAEHLDQRLGEAG; from the coding sequence ATGATCCATGACGCGCGCCAGACCCTGCCGAGCGAACTCGAGGCGGAGGTCTGTATCGCAGGTGCCGGGCCGGCCGGAATCGTGCTGGCGCTGGAGCTGGCGGCTCGCGGCCGCCAGGTCCTGCTGATCGAAGGAGGCGGTGTCGATTCTCCCGGTGACGGTCAGTCGATCTACGATGGCGAAGTCACCGGTCGCGCCTATCCACTGCTCGGGTCGAGATTGCGCTGGCTGGGTGGGACCTCCAACCACTGGGGCGGCTGGGTCAAACCCTTCGATCCCGTTGATTTCGAAGACAAGCCGCATTTTCCCCTGCCGGGCTGGCCGATGGCGCTCGATACCCTGCAGCCCTGGTATCGGACCGCGTCGGAGTGGTGCGAGCTGGATGATCATGATTTCTCGATGGATGCCCTCAGCGAGGCCGAGCGCGAGCGATTGATGCCGCTGAGCCCGGAGAGTGGCTTCGAGCATCGTCTGTTTCGTTTCAGCCCGCCGACGCGCTTCGGGCGCCGCTATCGTGACGCCTTGACCGAGTCTCCCGGCATCGAGTGCTGGACCGAACTCAATGCGGTCGAACTCGAGCAGGGTGAGGACCGGGTGCGTGCACTTCGCTGTCGAACCCTCGGCGGTGGCGAGTGCCGGGTGCGTGCGGCGCATTTCGTGCTCGCCATGGGCGGGATCGAGAACGCGCGTTTCCTGCTCAACCAGTCGCAGGTGCCCGGCAACCAGGCCGGCCTGGTCGGGCGCTGCTTCATGGACCACTACGGTTTCTCTCCGGGCGGGCTTCTCGGCAGCGAGAGCCTGGCCTACGAGCGCGGTGCCCTGCCGGGACGGGACGTCATGGTCGTCATGTCCAGCACGAATGCACTGGTTCAGGAGTTCGGGCTTCGCAACAGCTGCATCATGCTCAACGCGGACGAGCCCGACGCCCTGCTGGCGCCGGACTACTGGTCGTCCCCGCTGCTCGGCGACGGACCCGGCGGGATGCGTCGGATCGGCATGATCAACGAACCCCTTCCTCACCCGGAAAGTGGCCTGAGCCTGAGCGAGGAGCGCGATGCGATCGGTCTTCGGCGGGCGCGCCTGAACTGGCATTTGCCCCCGTCCGAGTTCGAGCCCGTGCTGGCCCTGTTCGAGCACTGGGCTCGGGCGGTGTCCGCGGCCGGACTGGCGCGTGTCCGCCAGACTCGTCGCGATCCGACGCCCCTCGATGCACACGTCGGAATCGGCTATCACCACATGGGCACGACCCGCATGTCCGCAACGCCGGAATTCGGCGTGACCGATGCCCAGGGACGCTGCTGGGACCGGGACAATCTCTACCTGGCCGGCAGTTCCCTGTTTCCCCATGCGGGATACTCCAACCCGACCCTCACCATCGTGGCTCTGGCCGCTCGCCTGGCCGAACACCTCGATCAGCGACTGGGGGAGGCAGGATGA